A section of the Streptomyces sp. CG1 genome encodes:
- a CDS encoding PucR family transcriptional regulator, producing MTTTSETRYGWEPALSVRQVLTLERVLAGEPEVVAGAGQLDRPVRWVHVAEAADVGVMLSGGEMVLTTGVLLAGDEAKQAEYIQSLHRAEAAAVVLGLGRAFPAPPEVMRRAAERCGLPMVVLHRPFPFAELTEEVQSRLVRRKFAAVSLSESVRSALTALITAGAPLPRLLDEVAVHSGCPVVLTNLAHRVLATAGERSAVDDVLRDWERIARQAGAGAAGGWISAELGGRGERWGRLLLCGYRGETATGRLLADRAAEALVLHRMLGGGPGHSWEEESAQSLLTDLVSGVVPARQLLPRARAAGLPVNRRTFVPLVVPGRTAGELDRVLRLLGMSGLVAELADGAAAVLLSLARDQDAETLTAHFAARLRAGAPAVVAAADPRTAWDDVPAGLREARHVADAVTDSSAVLDLPAVVRLKDVHLRGLIRLLRDDPHVQSFAERELDGLLCAAEPELLNVLRTYLATGRNKSRTAQLHHVSRPALYRRLEAIQARLGVDLDDFEQAASVHIALLAHDAQQG from the coding sequence ATGACCACCACCTCCGAGACCCGGTACGGCTGGGAACCCGCCCTCTCCGTCCGCCAGGTGCTCACCCTGGAGCGGGTGCTCGCCGGGGAACCCGAAGTGGTGGCCGGTGCCGGGCAGCTCGACCGACCCGTGCGCTGGGTGCATGTCGCCGAGGCCGCCGATGTCGGGGTGATGCTCAGCGGCGGCGAGATGGTCCTCACCACCGGTGTGCTCCTCGCCGGTGACGAGGCCAAGCAGGCCGAGTACATCCAGTCGCTGCACCGGGCCGAGGCCGCCGCGGTCGTCCTCGGACTCGGCCGCGCCTTTCCCGCGCCGCCCGAGGTGATGCGGCGGGCCGCCGAACGCTGCGGTCTGCCCATGGTGGTCCTCCACCGCCCCTTCCCCTTCGCCGAGTTGACCGAGGAGGTCCAGTCCCGCCTGGTGCGGCGGAAGTTCGCCGCGGTCAGCCTCTCGGAGTCGGTGCGCAGCGCGCTCACCGCTCTGATCACGGCCGGCGCGCCCCTGCCACGGCTCCTCGACGAGGTCGCCGTGCACAGCGGCTGCCCGGTCGTGCTCACCAACCTCGCCCACCGCGTCCTCGCCACGGCGGGGGAGCGGTCCGCGGTGGACGACGTGCTGCGCGACTGGGAGCGGATCGCCCGGCAGGCCGGCGCCGGTGCGGCCGGCGGCTGGATCAGCGCAGAACTCGGCGGACGCGGAGAGCGCTGGGGCCGGCTGCTGCTGTGCGGCTACCGGGGCGAGACAGCCACCGGGCGGCTGCTCGCCGACCGGGCCGCCGAGGCGCTGGTCCTGCACCGCATGCTCGGCGGCGGGCCCGGCCACTCCTGGGAGGAGGAGTCCGCGCAGAGCCTGCTGACCGACCTGGTCTCCGGTGTCGTACCGGCCCGTCAGCTGCTGCCCCGGGCGCGCGCCGCCGGCCTGCCGGTCAACCGGCGTACCTTCGTCCCGCTCGTCGTCCCAGGCCGCACCGCCGGGGAACTCGACCGGGTGCTGCGCCTGCTGGGCATGTCCGGGCTGGTGGCCGAACTCGCCGACGGCGCCGCCGCCGTACTGCTCAGCCTCGCCCGCGACCAGGACGCCGAGACCCTCACCGCGCACTTCGCGGCCCGGCTGCGCGCCGGGGCACCGGCCGTGGTCGCCGCCGCCGATCCCCGTACCGCCTGGGACGACGTGCCCGCAGGACTGCGCGAGGCCCGGCATGTCGCGGACGCCGTCACCGACTCCTCGGCCGTCCTCGACCTGCCGGCCGTCGTCCGCCTGAAGGACGTCCATCTGCGCGGACTGATCCGGCTGCTGCGCGACGACCCGCACGTGCAGTCCTTCGCCGAGCGGGAGCTGGACGGGCTGCTGTGCGCCGCCGAACCGGAGCTGCTGAACGTGCTGCGCACCTATCTCGCGACCGGCCGCAACAAGTCCCGCACCGCCCAGCTCCACCATGTCTCCCGGCCCGCCCTCTACCGCCGCCTGGAGGCCATACAGGCCCGCCTCGGCGTCGACCTGGACGACTTCGAACAGGCGGCCTCCGTCCACATCGCGCTCCTCGCGCACGATGCGCAACAGGGGTGA
- a CDS encoding nitrilase-related carbon-nitrogen hydrolase: protein MSRVIRAALFQTAWTGDKESMIQVHEQAARDAAAQGAQVLCFQELFYGPYFCQVQDKAFYEYAERIPEGPTVRRFQSLARELGIVLVLPMYEEEQPGVLYNTAAVIDADGSYLGKYRKTHIPQVQGFWEKFYFRPGNSGWPVFETAAGRIGVYICYDRHFPEGWRALGLAGAEIVFNPSATSRGLSRYLWQLEQPAAAVANEYFVGAINRVGVEDLGDNDFYGTTYFVDPEAQFVGEVASDKETELVVRDLDLAKLREVRDRWQFYRDRAPGAYTPLTAP, encoded by the coding sequence ATGAGCCGAGTGATCCGTGCCGCCCTGTTCCAGACCGCGTGGACCGGCGACAAGGAATCCATGATCCAGGTCCACGAACAGGCGGCCCGCGACGCGGCCGCGCAGGGTGCCCAAGTCCTGTGCTTCCAGGAGCTGTTCTACGGCCCCTACTTCTGCCAGGTCCAGGACAAGGCCTTCTACGAGTACGCCGAGCGGATCCCCGAGGGCCCGACCGTGCGCCGCTTCCAGTCCCTCGCCCGCGAGCTGGGCATCGTCCTGGTCCTGCCCATGTACGAGGAGGAGCAGCCGGGCGTCCTGTACAACACGGCCGCGGTGATCGACGCGGACGGCTCCTACCTCGGCAAGTACCGCAAGACCCACATCCCCCAGGTCCAGGGATTCTGGGAGAAGTTCTACTTCCGCCCGGGGAACAGCGGCTGGCCCGTGTTCGAGACGGCCGCCGGGCGGATCGGCGTGTACATCTGCTACGACCGCCACTTCCCGGAGGGCTGGCGGGCGCTGGGCCTCGCCGGAGCCGAGATCGTCTTCAACCCCTCGGCCACCTCGCGCGGCCTGTCCCGCTACCTGTGGCAGCTGGAGCAGCCGGCGGCCGCCGTCGCCAACGAGTACTTCGTCGGCGCGATCAACCGGGTGGGAGTGGAGGACCTGGGCGACAACGACTTCTACGGCACGACCTACTTCGTGGACCCCGAGGCCCAGTTCGTCGGCGAGGTCGCGAGCGACAAGGAGACCGAACTCGTGGTCCGCGACCTCGACCTGGCCAAGCTCCGCGAGGTCCGCGACCGCTGGCAGTTCTACCGCGACCGGGCGCCGGGGGCGTACACACCGCTGACCGCGCCCTGA
- a CDS encoding NCS1 family nucleobase:cation symporter-1 translates to MTDTAPPAIPLSGQVTLPDGRVQLAPGAPRPSGPYANEDLLPVPAEKRTWTTYNFSALWVGMAHNTASWTLASGLIAVGMDWKQAVFTIALANLIVLVPMLLTGHAGPKYGIPFPVFARASFGVRGANLPAVVRALVACGWFGIQTWIGGEAIYFLAGKLIGDSWSNAAHFGGYAWTMWLSFAIFWVIQVAIIYRGMETIRRFENWAAPFVLVGAFVMLWWMSSKAGGVGPLFDQPSKLGWGGSFWKLFWPSLMGMIGFWSTLSLNIPDFTRYGRSQKAQTWGQALGLPTTMTLFAFLSVLVTSGSQAVYGKPVWDPVQLAAKTDNVAGLLYALVTVLVATLSVNIAANLVSPAFDFSNVAPRKVSFRAGALITAVLAVLIFPWKLYSDPQGYIFTWLGLVGGLLGTVAGILVADYWFLRRTRLNLADLYRTGGRYWYAGGWNWRAVVSFLAGGVLAVGGASFKPLIDGRPIPALASLADYGWAVGLGTSLVLYLALTLLTGRREVTA, encoded by the coding sequence ATGACCGACACCGCTCCCCCTGCCATACCTCTCTCCGGCCAAGTCACCCTCCCCGACGGGCGCGTGCAACTCGCTCCGGGCGCCCCGCGGCCCAGCGGTCCCTACGCCAACGAGGACCTGCTCCCGGTCCCTGCCGAGAAGCGCACCTGGACCACGTACAACTTCTCCGCGCTCTGGGTCGGCATGGCCCACAACACGGCCTCCTGGACCCTGGCCTCCGGTCTGATCGCCGTCGGCATGGACTGGAAGCAGGCGGTGTTCACCATCGCCCTCGCCAACCTGATCGTGCTGGTGCCGATGCTGCTCACCGGGCACGCCGGTCCCAAATACGGCATCCCGTTCCCGGTCTTCGCCCGTGCCTCCTTCGGCGTGCGCGGCGCCAACCTGCCCGCCGTCGTACGGGCGTTGGTGGCCTGCGGCTGGTTCGGCATCCAGACCTGGATCGGCGGCGAGGCCATCTACTTCCTCGCCGGGAAGCTGATCGGCGACAGCTGGTCGAACGCGGCGCACTTCGGCGGCTACGCCTGGACCATGTGGCTGTCGTTCGCGATCTTCTGGGTGATCCAGGTGGCGATCATCTACCGGGGCATGGAGACAATCCGCCGTTTCGAGAACTGGGCGGCGCCCTTCGTGCTGGTCGGCGCGTTCGTGATGCTGTGGTGGATGAGCAGCAAGGCGGGAGGCGTGGGCCCGCTGTTCGACCAGCCGTCGAAGCTCGGCTGGGGCGGGAGCTTCTGGAAGCTCTTCTGGCCCTCGTTGATGGGCATGATCGGCTTCTGGTCCACTTTGAGCCTGAACATTCCTGACTTCACCCGCTACGGGCGCAGTCAGAAGGCCCAGACCTGGGGCCAGGCCCTCGGACTGCCGACGACGATGACTCTCTTCGCGTTCCTGTCCGTCCTGGTCACCTCCGGCTCCCAGGCGGTGTACGGCAAGCCGGTCTGGGACCCGGTGCAGCTGGCGGCGAAGACGGACAACGTGGCCGGCCTGCTCTACGCGCTGGTGACGGTCCTGGTCGCGACCCTGTCCGTGAACATCGCGGCGAACCTCGTCTCACCCGCCTTCGACTTCTCCAACGTGGCGCCCAGAAAGGTGAGTTTCCGCGCCGGGGCGCTGATCACCGCCGTCCTCGCGGTCCTCATCTTCCCCTGGAAGCTGTACTCCGACCCGCAGGGCTACATCTTCACCTGGCTCGGCCTGGTCGGCGGCCTGCTCGGCACGGTCGCGGGCATCCTCGTGGCCGACTACTGGTTCCTGCGCCGCACCCGCCTGAACCTCGCGGACCTCTACCGCACCGGAGGCCGTTACTGGTACGCGGGCGGCTGGAACTGGCGCGCGGTCGTGTCCTTCCTGGCGGGCGGCGTCCTCGCGGTCGGCGGCGCCAGCTTCAAGCCCCTGATCGACGGCCGCCCCATCCCCGCCCTGGCGTCCTTGGCGGACTACGGCTGGGCGGTGGGCCTGGGCACGTCCCTGGTCCTGTACCTGGCGCTCACGCTGCTGACGGGCCGGAGGGAGGTCACCGCGTAA
- a CDS encoding TIGR03842 family LLM class F420-dependent oxidoreductase, with protein MDFGLVLQTDPPASRVVSLMKRAERNGFTYGWTFDSSVLWQEPFVIYSQILANTSHLKVGPMVTNPGTRTWEVTASTFATLNDMFGNRTVCGIGRGDSAMRVAGRKPNTLARISEAMKVIRSLARGEEADLGGTKIRFPWIKEGAALPVWMAAYGPKALKMTGEEADGFILQLSDLYLTEYMVKAVKDAAVAAGRDPSEVTICVAAPAYVTEDDSPEALAHAREQCRWFGGMVGNHVADLVARYGEHSAQVPEELTDYIKARQGYDYAHHGRSGNPDTQFVPDEIVDRFCVIGPADKHIEKLNALRALGVDQFAVYDMHDAQEATIDAYGTQVIPAVNA; from the coding sequence ATGGACTTCGGACTCGTCCTGCAGACCGACCCGCCGGCCTCCCGCGTCGTCAGCCTGATGAAGCGGGCCGAGCGCAACGGTTTCACGTACGGCTGGACCTTCGACTCCTCCGTGCTCTGGCAGGAGCCGTTCGTCATCTACAGCCAGATCCTGGCGAACACGTCCCATCTGAAGGTCGGCCCGATGGTCACCAACCCGGGCACCCGCACCTGGGAGGTCACCGCCTCCACCTTCGCCACCCTCAACGACATGTTCGGCAACCGCACCGTCTGCGGCATCGGCCGCGGCGACTCCGCGATGCGGGTCGCGGGCCGCAAACCCAACACCCTCGCGCGCATCAGCGAGGCCATGAAGGTCATCCGATCGCTCGCCCGGGGCGAGGAGGCCGACCTCGGCGGCACCAAGATCCGGTTCCCGTGGATCAAGGAGGGTGCCGCACTCCCCGTCTGGATGGCCGCGTACGGCCCGAAGGCGCTGAAGATGACCGGCGAGGAGGCCGACGGTTTCATCCTCCAGCTGTCCGACCTGTATCTGACCGAGTACATGGTCAAGGCCGTCAAGGACGCGGCGGTCGCCGCCGGGCGCGATCCGTCGGAGGTGACGATCTGCGTGGCGGCTCCCGCGTACGTCACCGAGGACGACTCGCCCGAGGCCCTCGCCCACGCCCGCGAGCAGTGCCGCTGGTTCGGCGGCATGGTCGGCAACCACGTCGCCGACCTGGTCGCCAGGTACGGCGAGCACTCCGCCCAGGTCCCCGAGGAACTCACCGACTACATCAAGGCACGGCAGGGCTACGACTACGCCCACCACGGGCGCAGCGGCAATCCGGACACCCAGTTCGTGCCCGACGAGATCGTGGACCGGTTCTGTGTGATCGGCCCCGCGGACAAGCACATCGAGAAACTGAACGCCCTCCGCGCCCTGGGCGTCGACCAGTTCGCGGTGTACGACATGCACGACGCGCAGGAGGCCACCATCGACGCCTACGGCACGCAGGTGATCCCGGCCGTCAACGCCTGA
- a CDS encoding aspartate aminotransferase family protein, which yields MNDLYSRHRQVLPDWLALYYDEPIEITHGEGRHVWDSAGNKYLDFFGGILTTMTAHALPEVTKAVGEQAGRIVHSSTLYLNRPMVELAERIAQVSGIPDARVFFTTSGTEANDTALLLATAHRRSNTVLAMRNSYHGRSFSTVGITGNRSWSPTSLSPLQTLYVHGGVRTRGPFAELDDRAFIDACVADLKDILGHTRPPAALIAEPVQGVGGFTSPPDGLYAAFREVLKEHGILWIADEVQTGWGRTGDHFWGWQAHAQSGPPDLVTFAKGIGNGASIGGVIARAEIMNCLDANSISTFGGTQLTMAAGLANLTYLLEHDLQGNARRVGGLLIERLRAVAAQLPGVREVRGRGLMIGIELVRPGTDEADPQAASTVLEVAREGGLLIGKGGGHNTSALRIAPPLSLTVAEAEEGAAILEQALRSAY from the coding sequence ACGACCTCTACTCCCGCCACCGCCAGGTCCTGCCCGACTGGCTCGCCCTCTACTACGACGAGCCGATCGAGATCACCCACGGCGAGGGCCGCCACGTCTGGGACTCCGCCGGCAACAAGTACCTGGACTTCTTCGGCGGCATCCTGACCACGATGACCGCGCACGCGCTGCCCGAGGTCACCAAGGCGGTCGGTGAGCAGGCCGGACGGATCGTCCACTCGTCGACGCTGTACCTCAACCGGCCGATGGTCGAACTCGCCGAGCGCATCGCCCAGGTGAGCGGCATCCCGGACGCCCGGGTCTTCTTCACCACCTCCGGCACCGAGGCCAACGACACCGCCCTGCTGCTCGCCACCGCCCACCGGCGCAGCAACACCGTCCTGGCCATGCGCAACAGCTACCACGGCCGCTCCTTCAGCACGGTCGGCATCACCGGCAACCGCAGCTGGTCGCCGACCTCGCTGTCCCCGCTGCAGACTCTCTACGTCCACGGCGGCGTGCGCACCCGGGGCCCGTTCGCCGAGCTGGACGACCGGGCGTTCATCGACGCGTGCGTCGCCGACCTGAAGGACATCCTCGGGCACACCCGCCCGCCCGCCGCGCTGATCGCCGAACCCGTCCAGGGCGTCGGCGGCTTCACCTCCCCGCCCGACGGGCTCTACGCCGCCTTCCGCGAGGTGCTGAAGGAGCACGGCATCCTGTGGATCGCCGACGAGGTGCAGACCGGCTGGGGCCGCACCGGCGATCATTTCTGGGGCTGGCAGGCGCACGCCCAGAGCGGCCCGCCGGACCTCGTCACCTTCGCCAAGGGCATCGGCAACGGCGCCTCGATCGGCGGGGTGATCGCCCGCGCCGAGATCATGAACTGCCTCGACGCCAACAGCATTTCGACGTTCGGCGGCACCCAGCTGACCATGGCCGCCGGCCTCGCCAACCTCACCTACCTTCTCGAACACGACCTGCAGGGCAACGCCCGCCGGGTCGGCGGCCTGCTCATCGAGCGGCTGCGGGCCGTCGCCGCCCAGCTGCCCGGCGTACGAGAGGTACGCGGACGCGGGCTGATGATCGGCATCGAGCTGGTCAGGCCCGGCACGGACGAGGCCGATCCGCAGGCGGCCTCCACCGTCCTGGAGGTGGCCCGCGAGGGCGGCCTGCTCATCGGCAAGGGCGGCGGCCACAACACCAGCGCCCTGCGCATCGCCCCGCCGCTGTCACTCACCGTCGCGGAGGCGGAAGAGGGCGCGGCGATCCTCGAACAGGCGCTGCGGAGCGCGTACTAG
- a CDS encoding biotin/lipoate A/B protein ligase family protein, whose translation MHGEYKVPGGKLVVVDLDVQEGVLRNVRVAGDFFLEPDEAILSINTALEGSPSSTDAAGLAARITATLPESTVMLGLTAEGVGAAVRRALARATEWSDYDWQLVHMEPQAPALHMALDEVITTEVAAARRAPTLRVWEWASPSVVIGSFQSLRNEVDPEAAAKHGMTVVRRVSGGGAMFVEPMSTITYSLSVPESLVSGLSYADSYAYLDDWVLGALGDMGIKAWYQPLNDIATEAGKIAGAAQKRMVGPDGGPGAVLHHVTMSYDIDADKMLEVLRIGKEKMSDKGTRSAKKRVDPLRRQTGLAREQVIENMIASFRNRYGLTTGGVTAEEMARAEELVRTKFATEEWTARMP comes from the coding sequence GTGCATGGCGAGTACAAGGTGCCCGGCGGCAAGCTGGTCGTCGTGGATCTGGATGTCCAGGAAGGCGTCCTGCGCAACGTGCGAGTCGCCGGGGACTTCTTCCTGGAGCCGGACGAAGCGATCCTCTCGATCAACACAGCCCTTGAGGGTTCACCCTCATCGACGGACGCTGCAGGGCTGGCCGCCCGGATCACGGCGACGCTGCCGGAGTCGACCGTGATGCTCGGGCTGACGGCGGAGGGCGTCGGCGCCGCCGTCCGGCGTGCTCTGGCCCGTGCGACCGAGTGGAGCGACTACGACTGGCAGCTGGTGCACATGGAGCCGCAGGCGCCGGCCCTGCACATGGCGCTGGACGAGGTGATCACCACCGAGGTGGCCGCTGCGCGGCGAGCCCCGACCCTACGGGTATGGGAGTGGGCCTCGCCTTCCGTGGTGATCGGCAGCTTCCAGTCTCTGCGCAACGAGGTGGACCCCGAAGCGGCCGCGAAGCACGGGATGACCGTGGTTCGCCGTGTTTCCGGTGGTGGGGCCATGTTCGTAGAGCCCATGAGTACGATCACGTACTCCCTGTCCGTGCCGGAGTCCCTGGTCTCGGGCCTCTCCTACGCAGACAGCTACGCCTACCTCGACGACTGGGTGCTGGGCGCCCTCGGCGACATGGGCATCAAGGCCTGGTACCAGCCCCTGAACGACATCGCCACCGAGGCCGGCAAGATCGCCGGTGCCGCCCAGAAACGCATGGTCGGCCCTGACGGCGGCCCCGGAGCCGTCCTCCATCACGTGACGATGTCCTACGACATCGACGCCGACAAGATGCTCGAGGTGCTCCGCATCGGCAAGGAGAAGATGTCCGACAAGGGGACCAGGAGCGCGAAGAAGCGGGTCGATCCGCTCCGCCGGCAGACGGGCCTCGCGCGGGAGCAGGTCATCGAGAACATGATCGCCTCCTTCCGCAACCGTTACGGGCTGACCACCGGTGGAGTCACCGCGGAAGAGATGGCCCGCGCCGAGGAACTGGTGCGCACGAAGTTCGCCACCGAGGAGTGGACCGCGCGCATGCCGTGA
- the hydA gene encoding dihydropyrimidinase, protein MSSRTVIRGGLVITASDEIHADVLVEDGRVAALAASHTPAAGAFTAERVIDATGKYVIPGGVDAHTHMELPFGGTFASDTFETGTRAAAWGGTTTIVDFAVQSVGHSLREGLDTWHAKAEGNCAIDYAFHMIVSDVNDETLKEMDLLVEEGVTSFKQFMAYPGVFYSDDGQILRAMQRSADNGGLIMMHAENGIAIDVLVEQALARGETDPRYHGEVRKALLEAEATHRAIRLAQVAGAPLYVVHVSAMEAVAELARARDEGLNVFGETCPQYLFLSTDNLAEPDFEGAKYVCSTPLRPREHQAKLWQGLRTNDLQVVSTDHCPFCFVGQKELGRGDFSKIPNGLPGVENRMDLLHQAVVDGHLSRRRWIEIACATPARMFGLYPKKGTIAPGADADIVLYDPHAEQVMSAGTHHMNVDYSAYEGKRTTGRVETVLSRGEVIIDQREYTGHAGHGVFTPRSTCQYLN, encoded by the coding sequence ATGAGCAGCCGTACCGTCATCCGGGGTGGACTCGTCATCACCGCGTCGGACGAGATCCACGCCGACGTCCTGGTCGAGGACGGCCGCGTCGCCGCCCTCGCCGCCTCCCACACGCCCGCCGCGGGGGCGTTCACAGCCGAGCGGGTGATCGACGCCACCGGGAAGTACGTCATCCCGGGCGGCGTCGACGCGCACACCCACATGGAGCTGCCGTTCGGCGGCACCTTCGCCTCCGACACCTTCGAGACCGGCACCCGGGCCGCGGCCTGGGGCGGTACGACGACCATCGTCGACTTCGCGGTGCAGAGCGTCGGCCACAGCCTGCGCGAGGGCCTGGACACGTGGCATGCCAAGGCCGAGGGCAACTGCGCGATCGACTATGCCTTCCACATGATCGTCTCGGACGTGAACGACGAGACGCTGAAGGAGATGGACCTGCTGGTGGAGGAGGGTGTGACCTCCTTCAAGCAGTTCATGGCGTATCCGGGCGTCTTCTACTCCGACGACGGACAGATCCTGCGCGCCATGCAGCGCTCCGCCGACAACGGCGGGCTCATCATGATGCACGCCGAGAACGGCATCGCCATCGACGTGCTGGTCGAGCAGGCGCTCGCCCGCGGCGAGACCGACCCGCGCTACCACGGCGAGGTCCGCAAGGCCCTGCTGGAGGCCGAGGCCACCCACCGCGCCATCCGGCTCGCCCAGGTCGCGGGCGCCCCGCTGTACGTCGTGCACGTCTCGGCCATGGAGGCGGTGGCCGAGCTGGCCCGGGCCCGGGACGAGGGGCTCAACGTCTTCGGCGAGACCTGCCCGCAGTATCTGTTCCTGTCCACCGACAACCTCGCCGAGCCGGACTTCGAGGGTGCGAAGTACGTGTGCAGCACCCCGCTGCGCCCGCGTGAACACCAGGCCAAGCTGTGGCAGGGCCTCAGGACGAACGACCTGCAGGTGGTCTCCACCGACCACTGCCCGTTCTGTTTCGTGGGCCAGAAGGAGCTGGGCCGCGGCGACTTCTCCAAGATCCCCAACGGCCTGCCGGGCGTGGAGAACCGTATGGACCTGCTCCACCAGGCCGTCGTCGACGGGCACCTCTCCCGCCGCCGCTGGATCGAGATCGCCTGCGCCACTCCGGCCCGCATGTTCGGCCTGTACCCGAAGAAGGGCACCATCGCGCCCGGCGCCGACGCGGACATCGTCCTCTACGACCCGCATGCCGAGCAGGTCATGTCCGCCGGGACACACCACATGAACGTCGACTACTCGGCGTACGAGGGCAAGCGCACCACCGGCCGCGTCGAGACCGTCCTCTCGCGCGGCGAGGTGATCATCGACCAGCGGGAGTACACCGGACACGCCGGCCACGGCGTCTTCACCCCGCGCTCCACCTGTCAGTACCTCAACTAG
- a CDS encoding cupin domain-containing protein — translation MPIVIGADDGTQLPGAAEVVIKVRSEDTNGVLAAIEQTLPPKRLISPHTHENDVWVHVLSGEVGILVGDTVEMAGQGSWALKPRNVVHAMWNVGPTPARIMEVLTPAGSERWFEELSALRPGDRGGFEAACRRHGIRFLSDSPWTEKLKARFGLE, via the coding sequence ATGCCTATAGTCATCGGCGCGGATGATGGCACCCAGTTGCCGGGAGCCGCCGAGGTGGTGATCAAGGTCCGCTCGGAGGACACCAATGGCGTGCTGGCGGCGATCGAGCAGACGCTCCCTCCGAAGCGACTGATCTCGCCGCACACCCACGAGAACGACGTATGGGTCCATGTGCTGTCCGGGGAGGTCGGCATCCTGGTGGGAGACACCGTCGAGATGGCGGGCCAGGGAAGCTGGGCGCTGAAGCCGCGCAACGTGGTGCACGCGATGTGGAACGTCGGCCCGACTCCGGCTCGGATTATGGAAGTGCTCACCCCTGCCGGGAGTGAACGCTGGTTCGAGGAGCTGTCCGCTCTTCGGCCCGGAGACCGCGGCGGCTTCGAGGCCGCATGCCGACGGCACGGCATACGCTTCCTCTCCGACTCTCCCTGGACGGAGAAGCTCAAGGCACGGTTCGGGCTGGAGTAG